Proteins encoded by one window of Fusarium graminearum PH-1 chromosome 1, whole genome shotgun sequence:
- a CDS encoding NADH-ubiquinone oxidoreductase 21.3 kDa subunit: MSSQVAKAASNVVSIAKKQTVQSTGIWETFRRFLAIDPERSNGVPLNPHFRNPPPGANDPLQYEDPVTLPAGDIADNPYWKRDNRRNYPQLSVVNQSQFAQLLTIGSAEAPKVDLIGEAGEKQLVAVKQESETGLAKALEKASNATKDVFVNGMPPLPSGQTLNTGKWDVHKYELEESSYGEGYPCRSFK; the protein is encoded by the exons ATGTCGTCCCAAGTGGCCAAAGCCGCCAGCAACGTGGTCAGCATCGCCAAG AAGCAAACCGTCCAGTCGACTGGTATCTGGGAGACCTTCCGCCGCTTCCTGGCCATCGACCCCGAGCGCTCCAACGGTGTCCCTCTGAACCCTCACTTCCGCAACCCTCCCCCCGGCGCCAACGACCCTCTCCAGTACGAAGACCCCGTTACGCTGCCCGCTGGCGACATCGCCGACAACCCCTACTGGAAGCGCGACAACCGCCGTAACTACCCCCAGCTCAGCGTCGTCAACCAGTCCCAGTTCGCCCAGCTCCTCACCATCGGCAGCGCTGAGGCCCCCAAGGTCGATCTCATCGGCGAGGCCGGCGAGAAGCAGCTCGTTGCTGTGAAGCAGGAGTCCGAGACTGGTctggccaaggctcttgagaaggcGAGCAACGCGACCAAGGATGTGTTTGTCAACGGCATGCCTCCTCTGCCCAGTGGCCAGACTCTGAACACCGGAAAGTGGGATGTGCACAAGTatgagcttgaggagtcATCTTATGGTGAAGG ATACCCTTGCAGATCATTCAAATAA